The Anolis carolinensis isolate JA03-04 chromosome 2, rAnoCar3.1.pri, whole genome shotgun sequence genome has a window encoding:
- the sstr2 gene encoding somatostatin receptor type 2 translates to MDLENELPNTTAFWTPYASQFDPFSPETSVTNASINTTSHHYDLTSNAILTFIYFVVCIVGLCGNTLVIYVILRYAKMKTITNIYILNLAIADELFMLGLPFLAMQVALVHWPFGKAICRVVMTVDGINQFTSIFCLTVMSVDRYLAVVHPIKSAKWRRPRTAKMVNVAVWGISLLVILPIMIYAGVSNNHGSSSCTMIWPDESGAWYAGFIIYAFILGFLVPLTIICLCYLFIIIKVKSSGIRVSSSKRKKSEKKVTRMVSIVVAVFIFCWLPFYIFNVSSVSVLIVPTPVLKGMFDFVVVLTYANSCANPILYAFLSDNFKKSFQNVLCLVKVSGMDEADRSDSKQDKSRLNEATETQRTLLNGDLQTSI, encoded by the coding sequence ATGGACCTGGAGAATGAGCTGCCCAACACCACGGCCTTCTGGACTCCCTACGCATCTCAATTTGACCCCTTTTCCCCAGAGACTTCTGTCACTAATGCCTCTATCAATACCACAAGCCACCACTATGACTTGACCAGCAATGCCATCCTTACCTTCATCTACTTTGTAGTGTGCATTGTGGGCCTGTGTGGCAACACTTTAGTAATCTATGTCATTCTCCGCTATGCCAAGATGAAAACCATCACTAACATCTATATACTCAACTTGGCCATAGCTGATGAACTGTTCATGTTGGGATTGCCTTTCCTGGCTATGCAGGTGGCTTTGGTTCACTGGCCTTTTGGGAAAGCTATCTGCCGAGTTGTCATGACTGTGGATGGGATCAACCAGTTCACCAGCATCTTCTGCCTCACAGTTATGAGTGTGGACAGATACCTTGCCGTTGTACACCCCATAAAATCAGCCAAGTGGAGGCGACCAAGAACAGCAAAGATGGTCAATGTAGCTGTTTGGGGGATCTCCCTTCTCGTCATACTGCCCATCATGATATATGCTGGGGTGAGCAATAACCATGGGAGCAGTAGCTGTACCATGATCTGGCCAGATGAATCTGGTGCTTGGTATGCAGGCTTCATCATCTATGCCTTTATTCTGGGCTTCTTGGTGCCCCTCACCATCATCTGCCTTTGTTATCTGTTCATCATAATCAAGGTCAAATCCTCtgggatcagggtgagctcctccAAGAGGAAGAAATCAGAGAAGAAGGTCACCAGGATGGTTTCCATTGTGGTTGCTGTTTTCATCTTTTGCTGGCTGCCTTTCTACATCTTTAATGTATCCTCAGTGTCTGTGTTGATTGTGCCAACACCAGTCCTCAAGGGCATGTTTGATTTTGTTGTGGTTCTCACCTATGCCAACAGCTGCGCCAACCCCATTCTATATGCCTTCTTGTCCGACAACTTCAAGAAAAGCTTCCAGAATGTCCTCTGTCTGGTGAAAGTCAGTGGCATGGATGAAGCAGACAGGAGTGACAGCAAGCAGGATAAGTCCAGGCTTAATGAGGCAACAGAAACACAGAGGACATTGCTGAATGGAGACCTTCAGACCAGCATTTGA